The proteins below are encoded in one region of Microbispora sp. NBC_01189:
- a CDS encoding serine/threonine-protein kinase: protein MGTAGRLIVKRYRLVRALGRGRAGVVWEGHDTLLDRPVAVREVLLPPGLGETARLRLVHRIAREARQAEALRHPHIAAVHDVAEEDGTPYIVMELVRSRSLDGMVAGDGPLTPAQAAPIARKVLSALAHAHAAGVRHGDVRPANVLVGHDGRVLLADFGVSVLAADPAFTPTRRDPANAAPTAVPGAAPPAPAAVPAAAPAAVTARRDPEHFLAPERSADVPRTIAADLWSLGATLHLAVTGRPPSHPLGEVPEELRAVLTGLLARDPRRRMDAETADRLLAEAEPPAPAPPVRRSLGRTRLIAGVAAAVLVACAVGGWAVLRPGAEGRAASPVTTPVASPAVSAPVSPVGPAAVPVTGSATPAPRLKLKWYRSDAGWRAGVPRDWTREDQPYTIVWRAPDDAAALVVEVTAQSGTDPLAALGEAEAIFLPTAKSYRKLRLKPVTSPYRPTADWEFTWKPRKVVEGDHLVKGVRYHQYRRVISTGTTTSVLTWTARASDWDALRPTLVKVFSLFQPPAAG, encoded by the coding sequence ATGGGTACTGCTGGGCGGCTCATCGTCAAGCGATACCGGTTGGTCCGTGCTCTCGGCCGTGGCCGCGCCGGGGTCGTCTGGGAAGGGCACGACACCCTGCTCGACCGGCCCGTGGCGGTCCGGGAGGTGCTGCTGCCCCCGGGGCTGGGCGAGACCGCGCGGCTGCGGCTCGTCCACAGGATCGCCCGGGAGGCCCGGCAGGCCGAGGCCCTGCGCCACCCGCACATCGCCGCCGTCCACGACGTGGCCGAGGAGGACGGCACTCCGTACATCGTGATGGAGCTGGTCCGTTCCCGCTCCCTCGACGGGATGGTCGCGGGCGACGGCCCGCTCACACCCGCGCAGGCCGCGCCGATCGCCCGGAAGGTCCTGTCCGCGCTGGCCCACGCCCACGCGGCCGGCGTACGGCACGGCGACGTCCGGCCGGCCAACGTCCTCGTCGGGCACGACGGCCGGGTGCTGCTCGCCGACTTCGGCGTCTCCGTGCTCGCCGCCGACCCGGCCTTCACCCCCACCCGCCGCGACCCCGCCAATGCCGCCCCCACTGCCGTTCCCGGTGCCGCTCCCCCTGCCCCCGCAGCTGTTCCCGCTGCCGCTCCCGCCGCTGTGACCGCCAGGCGGGACCCGGAGCACTTCCTGGCCCCGGAACGTTCCGCGGACGTCCCCCGCACCATCGCCGCCGACCTGTGGTCGCTGGGCGCCACCCTCCATCTGGCGGTCACCGGCCGGCCGCCGTCGCATCCGCTCGGAGAGGTCCCCGAAGAGCTTCGCGCCGTACTGACCGGGCTCCTCGCCCGGGACCCGAGGCGGCGCATGGACGCGGAGACCGCCGACCGGCTCCTCGCCGAGGCCGAGCCACCCGCTCCCGCTCCCCCGGTGCGGCGGAGCCTCGGCCGCACCCGGCTGATCGCGGGCGTCGCGGCGGCCGTACTGGTCGCCTGCGCCGTAGGCGGCTGGGCGGTGCTGCGCCCCGGCGCCGAAGGCCGGGCCGCCTCCCCGGTCACAACGCCTGTGGCGTCCCCCGCTGTGTCTGCCCCTGTGTCTCCCGTCGGGCCGGCCGCCGTGCCCGTCACCGGCTCGGCCACTCCCGCGCCGCGGCTCAAGTTGAAGTGGTACCGGTCGGACGCCGGCTGGCGGGCCGGTGTGCCCCGCGACTGGACCCGGGAGGACCAGCCGTACACCATCGTCTGGCGCGCCCCGGACGACGCGGCGGCGCTCGTCGTCGAGGTGACCGCGCAGAGCGGCACCGACCCCCTCGCGGCGCTCGGCGAGGCCGAGGCCATCTTCCTGCCGACCGCCAAGAGTTACCGCAAGCTCCGGCTCAAGCCCGTGACCAGCCCGTACCGACCCACCGCCGACTGGGAGTTCACCTGGAAGCCGCGGAAGGTGGTGGAAGGGGACCATCTGGTCAAGGGGGTCAGATATCACCAGTACCGCCGGGTGATCTCGACGGGCACGACGACCAGCGTGCTGACCTGGACCGCCCGGGCCTCCGACTGGGACGCCCTGCGACCCACCCTGGTCAAGGTGTTCTCGCTCTTCCAGCCGCCCGCCGCCGGCTGA
- a CDS encoding beta-ketoacyl-ACP reductase, with the protein MERFVGEFALVTGAARGIGAATARRLAAEGAVVACVDLTADRCATIVDEITVTGGRAVAFGGDVSDSAQVESLVSGVMAEFGRIDVLVNNAGLTRDNLVFRMSEDDWDKVLDVNLKGAFLMSRAVQKHMVDQGSGAIVNLSSRSALGNRGQANYSAAKAGIQGLTATLAIELGQFGVRVNAVAPGYVATPMTEATAVRLGMSPEEHQAVASQFVPLRRVAQPTEIASVVAFFASDDASYITGQTLYVNGGSQ; encoded by the coding sequence ATGGAGCGGTTCGTCGGCGAGTTTGCCTTGGTCACCGGGGCGGCGCGGGGGATCGGCGCGGCGACGGCCCGCCGTCTGGCGGCGGAGGGCGCGGTGGTGGCGTGCGTGGACCTCACCGCGGACCGCTGCGCCACGATCGTGGACGAGATCACGGTCACCGGAGGCAGGGCGGTCGCCTTCGGCGGTGACGTCTCCGACAGTGCTCAGGTGGAGAGTCTCGTGTCGGGGGTGATGGCCGAGTTCGGCCGTATCGACGTGTTGGTGAACAACGCCGGGCTGACGCGGGACAACCTGGTGTTCCGGATGTCGGAGGACGACTGGGACAAGGTGCTCGACGTGAATCTGAAGGGCGCGTTCCTGATGAGTCGGGCCGTGCAGAAGCACATGGTGGACCAGGGGTCGGGGGCCATCGTCAACCTGTCGAGCCGGTCGGCGCTGGGCAACCGAGGGCAGGCCAACTACTCGGCGGCCAAGGCGGGGATCCAGGGGCTGACCGCGACTCTCGCGATCGAGCTCGGCCAGTTCGGGGTCCGCGTGAACGCGGTCGCGCCCGGGTACGTCGCGACGCCGATGACCGAGGCGACGGCGGTGCGCCTCGGCATGTCGCCGGAGGAGCACCAGGCCGTCGCCTCGCAGTTCGTGCCGTTGCGGCGGGTCGCCCAGCCGACCGAGATCGCGTCGGTGGTGGCGTTCTTCGCCTCCGACGACGCGTCGTACATCACGGGACAGACCCTCTATGTCAACGGCGGCTCGCAGTAG
- a CDS encoding GNAT family protein, with protein sequence MPAFVTLSGRSVRLEPLSLAVLDDLVAAASEDRSTYAFTRVPAGRDEMASYVEAALAEQAEGRTMPFAIRWLHTDRVVGATRLMNLEYWQGPMPWPPGAKGAVGEVPSVADVGYTWLAASAQGTGVNRESKYLVLSLAFETWQVHRITLKADVRNTRSRAAIEALGAHLDGVRRAESRGADDTVRDTAYYSILSPEWPAVRERLRARLGLLEPASEAA encoded by the coding sequence ATGCCCGCTTTTGTCACCCTGTCTGGGCGCTCCGTGCGCCTGGAACCGCTCAGCCTCGCGGTGCTTGACGATCTTGTCGCCGCGGCGAGTGAAGACCGTTCTACGTACGCCTTCACTCGCGTTCCCGCTGGACGGGACGAGATGGCCTCCTACGTGGAGGCCGCCTTGGCTGAGCAGGCGGAGGGCCGCACGATGCCCTTCGCCATCCGGTGGCTGCACACCGACCGCGTGGTCGGTGCCACCCGTCTGATGAACCTGGAGTACTGGCAGGGCCCGATGCCCTGGCCTCCGGGCGCCAAGGGCGCCGTGGGCGAGGTCCCGTCCGTCGCGGACGTCGGGTACACCTGGCTCGCCGCGTCGGCCCAGGGCACCGGTGTCAACCGGGAGAGCAAGTATCTGGTGCTCTCCCTCGCCTTCGAGACCTGGCAGGTTCACCGGATCACCCTCAAGGCAGACGTACGCAACACCCGATCCCGGGCCGCCATCGAGGCCCTCGGCGCGCACCTGGACGGTGTGCGGCGAGCGGAAAGCCGAGGCGCCGACGACACGGTCCGAGATACCGCGTATTACTCGATCCTGAGTCCCGAATGGCCCGCCGTACGCGAGCGTCTCCGCGCGAGGCTGGGCCTTCTGGAACCGGCGTCGGAAGCAGCCTGA
- a CDS encoding DUF222 domain-containing protein: MDLFDFDGSDHLHRSIGEGADWRERLTAGSPMWSPEGSAAREDVPIVGPRARESASRGDRRAKAGAFGGAPGSASGGVSGDASDGASDGASDGSSDGGFGDAAGACGAGSSSWVAMAALVEAARVVALVPVPEDAGVCLAEAEELLAVRDRITSALAARVGRVHRAGEAKGHGHASTKLWLRSAGGMTPAGAGRLVTMSTELNRLPQVRERFAEGSLPEGVVEAICTATAGLTDDQATTAEGILLELANSAGAAEVAKAGRYLRAVLDPDGHEKDEQADFDRRFFRVRRRRGGGLEGEFYLPVEAAARLRHMLDVYAKPKAEGDDRTLSVRNADALIAFLENKIVTELLVLVNAESLADDPPSTDPTGTDPTADHSDGHSGDHPTSDPSGADSDPGPYRDPDLDPPGTDPPGTHPSGTGPSPAHDASSADPSGSRPSKTGPSGTDSSSGTAPADADGQEPVTGRAAAGSSPMDGPAAAWPHFDPTDSDERGDLRGDLRGCDDVQQDHADDPDDDPDDDPGTQEEGIERGHRRNRARRPQQAPPQQTHAPDPPPEPDALPDAGHGGDAWPGGDAWTGMGADAPPGSSPPGLGGNVPPGVWLRGLPGLILATGYLLPVVSVHRLARTSTLVRIVMNAAGQVLDMGRKVRLATPAQRRAVFARYATCWVDGCPLPATLCQVDHAENWCSGGLTDLKLLGPACQFHNRDRYRHPTRYTRRKVGDDRWAFTYRNPRTSRLRV; the protein is encoded by the coding sequence ATGGACCTGTTCGACTTTGATGGTTCTGACCACCTCCATCGTTCGATCGGTGAGGGCGCTGACTGGCGGGAGCGGCTGACAGCCGGCTCGCCGATGTGGTCCCCCGAGGGCTCGGCTGCCCGTGAAGATGTCCCGATCGTCGGCCCTCGGGCGCGGGAGAGCGCGAGCCGTGGCGACCGCCGGGCGAAGGCAGGCGCTTTCGGTGGCGCTCCGGGTAGTGCTTCTGGCGGTGTCTCCGGTGATGCCTCCGATGGTGCGTCTGATGGTGCGTCTGATGGTTCGTCTGATGGTGGCTTCGGCGATGCTGCTGGTGCTTGTGGTGCTGGGTCGTCGTCCTGGGTGGCGATGGCGGCTCTTGTCGAGGCGGCTCGGGTGGTGGCGTTGGTGCCGGTGCCTGAGGACGCGGGTGTGTGTCTGGCCGAGGCGGAGGAGTTGCTTGCGGTCCGTGACCGGATCACGTCGGCGTTGGCGGCTCGGGTGGGTCGTGTCCATCGGGCGGGGGAGGCGAAGGGTCATGGGCATGCGTCCACGAAGTTGTGGTTGCGGTCTGCCGGGGGGATGACCCCTGCGGGGGCCGGCCGGTTGGTGACGATGAGCACGGAGCTGAATCGCCTGCCGCAGGTGCGTGAGCGGTTCGCCGAGGGCAGCCTGCCCGAGGGGGTCGTGGAGGCGATCTGCACCGCCACCGCCGGGCTGACCGATGACCAGGCCACCACCGCTGAGGGGATCTTGCTGGAGTTGGCGAATTCGGCGGGTGCGGCGGAGGTGGCGAAGGCGGGGCGGTATCTGCGGGCGGTGCTGGACCCCGACGGGCACGAGAAGGACGAGCAGGCGGATTTCGATCGCCGGTTCTTCCGGGTGCGCCGGCGGAGGGGCGGCGGGTTGGAGGGGGAGTTCTATCTGCCGGTTGAGGCGGCCGCGCGGTTGCGGCACATGCTGGACGTCTACGCCAAGCCGAAGGCGGAGGGTGATGACCGTACGTTGAGTGTGCGGAACGCGGACGCGTTGATCGCGTTCTTGGAGAACAAGATCGTCACTGAGCTTCTGGTGCTGGTCAACGCCGAATCCCTCGCCGACGACCCCCCAAGCACCGACCCCACAGGCACCGACCCCACAGCCGACCACTCTGACGGCCACTCGGGCGATCACCCCACCAGCGACCCTTCAGGCGCCGACTCAGACCCTGGTCCTTACCGGGACCCTGATCTCGACCCTCCAGGCACCGACCCTCCAGGCACCCATCCCTCAGGCACCGGCCCCAGCCCTGCTCACGACGCTTCGAGTGCTGACCCGTCGGGCTCCCGTCCTTCGAAGACCGGCCCGTCAGGCACCGACTCGTCGTCGGGGACCGCTCCCGCAGACGCTGACGGGCAGGAGCCTGTCACCGGCCGCGCGGCCGCCGGTAGCTCGCCCATGGACGGTCCGGCTGCCGCCTGGCCGCACTTCGACCCCACCGACAGCGACGAGCGCGGCGACCTGCGCGGTGACCTGCGCGGCTGCGATGACGTCCAGCAGGACCATGCCGACGACCCTGACGACGACCCTGACGACGACCCCGGCACTCAGGAAGAGGGCATCGAGCGAGGACATCGCAGAAACCGGGCGCGGCGGCCGCAGCAGGCACCCCCGCAGCAGACGCATGCCCCTGATCCCCCACCCGAGCCCGACGCCCTGCCGGATGCGGGACACGGCGGCGACGCCTGGCCGGGAGGTGATGCCTGGACGGGGATGGGAGCCGATGCGCCGCCGGGGAGCAGTCCGCCGGGGTTGGGGGGCAATGTGCCGCCGGGGGTGTGGTTGCGGGGGTTGCCGGGGCTGATCCTGGCGACCGGGTACCTGCTGCCCGTTGTCAGCGTGCACCGGCTGGCCCGCACCAGCACGCTGGTGAGGATCGTGATGAACGCCGCCGGGCAGGTCCTGGACATGGGCCGCAAGGTCCGTCTGGCCACCCCCGCCCAGCGCCGGGCGGTCTTCGCCCGGTACGCCACCTGCTGGGTCGACGGCTGCCCCCTGCCCGCCACCCTCTGTCAAGTCGACCACGCCGAGAACTGGTGCAGCGGCGGGCTGACCGACCTCAAGCTGCTCGGGCCAGCCTGCCAGTTCCACAACCGCGACCGCTACCGCCACCCCACCCGCTACACCCGACGCAAAGTAGGCGACGACCGCTGGGCCTTCACCTACCGCAACCCCCGAACCAGCCGACTGCGGGTATAG
- a CDS encoding SCO5389 family protein yields the protein MSLSVPDNLLAQAHAGEVDDAAFVACVRDSLPYAWTTITTLIEQRDRSGADFADNQVPPPDEASRGQLLRCLASDAMRGALERHFGVRLAFQNCHRVAVFDPAATEAYGEFVTPRAQILNQSPDLVDC from the coding sequence ATGTCGCTGTCCGTGCCCGACAACCTGCTCGCCCAGGCCCACGCCGGTGAGGTGGACGACGCGGCCTTCGTCGCCTGCGTCCGCGACTCGCTGCCGTACGCCTGGACGACGATCACCACGCTGATCGAACAGCGTGACCGATCGGGAGCCGACTTCGCCGACAACCAGGTGCCACCGCCCGACGAGGCCTCCCGCGGCCAGTTGCTGCGCTGCCTCGCCAGCGACGCGATGCGCGGCGCCCTCGAAAGGCACTTCGGCGTACGGCTCGCCTTCCAGAACTGCCACCGAGTCGCGGTCTTCGACCCGGCCGCGACCGAGGCCTACGGGGAGTTCGTCACCCCCCGCGCGCAGATCCTGAACCAGAGTCCGGACCTGGTCGACTGCTGA
- a CDS encoding ATP-binding protein, with protein MRVAFVGKGGSGKTTLSSLFARYATRRGPVVAIDADINQHLGLALGAAGQPRPLGGMLTEIKDYLRGDNPRIRDAASMVKTTPPGRGSRLVRLDDPFFPSSRAGDVSLMVTGPFGEDDLGVACYHSKVGAVELYLNHLVDGPGEYVVVDMTAGADSFASGLFTRFDLTFLVAEPTRQGVGVYRQYRDHAAGFDVPLAVVGNKIHTPEDAEFLREHVGDDLLTWFGHSPAVRAMEQGRPFDLGDLEPPAHHALATMLDRLDAQPKDWAKFGRQAAEFHTRNARAWANRATGEDLVAQIDPEFVYGPAVTTQ; from the coding sequence ATGCGGGTGGCGTTCGTCGGCAAGGGCGGAAGCGGGAAGACGACCCTGTCGTCGCTGTTCGCGAGGTATGCGACACGGCGGGGACCGGTCGTCGCGATCGACGCGGACATCAACCAGCATCTCGGCCTGGCCCTCGGCGCGGCCGGGCAACCTCGGCCGCTGGGCGGGATGCTGACCGAGATCAAGGACTACCTGCGGGGCGACAACCCCCGCATCCGCGACGCGGCGTCCATGGTCAAGACGACTCCCCCCGGGCGCGGCTCCCGGCTGGTCCGGCTGGACGACCCGTTCTTCCCGTCCAGCCGCGCCGGCGATGTCTCGCTCATGGTCACCGGCCCGTTCGGTGAGGACGACCTCGGGGTCGCCTGCTACCACTCCAAGGTCGGCGCGGTCGAGCTCTACCTCAACCATCTGGTCGACGGTCCCGGCGAGTACGTCGTGGTGGACATGACCGCCGGAGCCGACTCCTTCGCCTCCGGGCTCTTCACCCGGTTCGACCTCACCTTCCTGGTCGCCGAGCCCACCCGGCAGGGGGTCGGTGTCTACCGGCAGTACCGCGACCACGCCGCCGGGTTCGACGTCCCGCTGGCCGTCGTGGGCAACAAGATCCATACTCCGGAGGACGCCGAGTTCCTCCGCGAGCACGTGGGCGACGACCTGCTGACCTGGTTCGGCCACTCTCCCGCCGTCCGCGCGATGGAGCAGGGCCGGCCGTTCGATCTCGGCGACCTGGAGCCCCCTGCCCACCACGCACTCGCCACCATGCTCGACCGGCTCGACGCGCAGCCCAAGGACTGGGCAAAGTTCGGCAGGCAGGCGGCCGAGTTCCACACCCGCAACGCCCGCGCGTGGGCGAACCGCGCCACCGGCGAAGACCTGGTCGCGCAGATCGACCCCGAATTCGTGTACGGCCCCGCCGTCACGACTCAGTGA
- a CDS encoding AfsR/SARP family transcriptional regulator, translated as MPDHATSDDLRFAVLGPVLAWRDGVELDLGTPLQRSILAMLLLREGHAVSPAEMIDGVWGEDAPPRALGALRTYVSRLRTVLEPGRSPRTPPQLLTSVGRGYALRLGPARLDLSVFDREYAAAESDRRTGRVGQAARRLRGALGLWSGEPLAGAVGPYAEHQRDRLAERRIGAVEALMEVDLELGRHAEIISELVALAAEHPLRERIRVQLMLAYYRCGRQAEALSVFTETRQALVDELGIEPGAELSEMHRRILAADPSLAPTSPPVRLSQHDDADYGDDGETTRGHGPMVEMPRPAQLPAAITDFTGRTRLVHRLLALLRGEGPSGGTGEGVPIAAMSGIGGVGKTTLAVHVAHLAEDLFPDGQLYADLRGYGVEPTAPETALVAFLRALGIPMDVIPDGLAERSALFRSLLADRRMLVLLDNARDADQVEHLLPGSAGCAAIITSRGKLADLPAARLVDLDVLEPDEALSLLAAVAGPERVAAERAAAMDVVAACGFLPLAVRIVAARLASRPSWTVASLVPRLADERRRLDEMKIGNLAVSATFALGYGQLDARQARAFRLLSLPEGSDISLSAAAALLDLALTETEDVLESLVDASLLEAPAQGRYRFHDLLKLFARRQAEADEEPEARALALRRLLGFSLASAGAAHRLAYEGSAIADNLVDLGMRGHSFGSADEAVAWLSAEAENLFAAVARAYGSGEDLVPAADLLLALEPLLESGTSQREFEQRVSALLTAARNAGERRAEMRCRYVLGRVLFGANRLAEAESHFLSARALGEETGDHVVLGETCNALAVVAGRQRRHTEALDWFGRAATIFREVGNTAGEALASCYSARDHLGLGRPGDAIAAAERGLAVFSEIGSGAGTARARYHLGNVLSHVGRLNEAVVHHAECLAFFRASNQRVWEQRVCYRLAATFIAAGRYAEAARHAEEALTVSREITHPYGEAQSLAALGKALMGVGEAARGGDALEKAQEIFARLGSPEAADIAALLTAQPKTQAQAQVDT; from the coding sequence ATGCCTGACCACGCCACCTCGGACGACCTGCGCTTCGCCGTACTGGGACCCGTCCTGGCGTGGCGCGACGGCGTCGAACTCGACCTCGGCACGCCCCTGCAACGCTCCATTCTCGCGATGTTGCTGCTGCGGGAGGGGCACGCGGTCTCGCCGGCCGAGATGATCGACGGCGTGTGGGGGGAGGACGCGCCGCCGCGTGCGCTGGGCGCGCTGCGCACCTACGTCTCCCGCCTGCGCACCGTCCTCGAACCCGGCCGCTCCCCCAGGACGCCGCCGCAACTGCTGACCTCGGTGGGCCGGGGGTACGCGCTGCGGCTCGGCCCCGCCCGGCTCGACCTCTCCGTCTTCGACCGGGAGTACGCCGCCGCCGAGTCGGACCGCCGTACGGGCCGGGTGGGGCAGGCCGCCCGGCGGCTCCGCGGCGCCCTGGGGCTGTGGTCGGGCGAGCCGCTCGCCGGCGCGGTCGGGCCGTACGCCGAGCACCAGCGCGACCGGCTGGCCGAGCGCCGCATCGGCGCCGTCGAGGCCCTCATGGAGGTCGACCTCGAACTCGGCCGGCACGCGGAGATCATCTCGGAGCTGGTCGCGCTCGCCGCCGAGCACCCGCTGCGCGAGCGGATCCGCGTCCAGCTCATGCTGGCCTACTACCGGTGCGGCAGGCAGGCCGAGGCGTTGTCGGTGTTCACCGAGACCCGGCAGGCGCTGGTGGACGAGCTCGGCATCGAGCCGGGCGCCGAGCTGAGCGAGATGCACCGGCGGATCCTCGCCGCCGACCCCTCGCTCGCCCCCACGTCCCCTCCCGTACGGCTGTCGCAGCACGACGACGCCGACTACGGCGACGACGGGGAGACCACCCGGGGGCATGGCCCGATGGTCGAGATGCCGAGGCCGGCGCAGCTTCCGGCGGCGATCACCGACTTCACCGGGCGTACCCGCCTGGTGCACCGGCTGCTCGCGCTGCTGCGCGGCGAGGGCCCGTCCGGCGGCACCGGAGAAGGAGTGCCGATCGCGGCGATGTCGGGCATCGGCGGCGTGGGCAAGACGACCCTGGCCGTCCATGTGGCCCATCTCGCGGAGGACCTGTTCCCCGACGGCCAGCTCTACGCCGACCTGCGCGGGTACGGAGTCGAGCCCACCGCGCCGGAGACCGCGCTGGTCGCGTTCCTGCGGGCGCTCGGCATCCCGATGGACGTGATCCCCGACGGCCTCGCCGAACGCTCGGCGTTGTTCCGGTCGCTGCTCGCGGACCGCAGGATGCTGGTGCTGCTCGACAACGCCCGGGACGCCGACCAGGTGGAGCACCTGCTGCCCGGCTCGGCCGGCTGCGCCGCGATCATCACCAGCCGGGGCAAGCTGGCCGACCTGCCCGCGGCGCGGCTCGTCGACCTCGACGTGCTGGAGCCCGACGAGGCGCTGTCGCTGCTGGCCGCGGTCGCGGGGCCGGAGCGGGTGGCGGCCGAGCGGGCGGCCGCGATGGACGTGGTGGCCGCGTGCGGCTTCCTGCCGCTGGCCGTGCGGATCGTCGCCGCGAGGCTCGCCTCCCGCCCGTCGTGGACGGTGGCCTCGCTCGTCCCCCGGCTCGCCGACGAACGCCGCCGCCTGGACGAGATGAAGATCGGAAACCTGGCGGTCTCGGCTACGTTCGCCCTCGGGTACGGCCAGCTGGACGCCCGGCAGGCCAGGGCGTTCCGGCTGCTGTCGCTGCCGGAGGGCTCGGACATCTCGCTCTCCGCCGCGGCGGCCCTGCTCGACCTCGCCCTCACGGAGACCGAGGACGTGCTGGAGTCGCTGGTGGACGCCAGCCTGCTGGAGGCGCCCGCGCAGGGCCGCTACCGCTTCCACGACCTGCTCAAGTTGTTCGCCCGGCGGCAGGCGGAGGCGGACGAGGAGCCCGAGGCCCGGGCGCTCGCGCTGCGCCGCCTGCTCGGCTTCTCGCTGGCGTCGGCGGGCGCGGCGCACCGGCTCGCGTACGAGGGCAGCGCGATCGCCGACAACCTGGTCGACCTGGGCATGCGCGGCCACTCCTTCGGCTCCGCCGACGAGGCGGTGGCGTGGCTCTCGGCGGAGGCCGAGAACCTGTTCGCGGCGGTGGCCCGGGCGTACGGGTCGGGAGAGGACCTGGTCCCCGCGGCCGACCTGCTGCTGGCGCTGGAGCCGCTGCTGGAGTCGGGCACCAGCCAGCGCGAGTTCGAGCAGCGCGTGTCGGCGCTGCTGACAGCCGCGCGGAACGCGGGCGAGCGGCGCGCGGAGATGCGCTGCCGGTACGTGCTCGGCCGGGTGCTGTTCGGCGCGAACCGGCTGGCCGAGGCCGAGTCGCACTTCCTCTCCGCCCGGGCCCTGGGCGAGGAGACCGGCGACCACGTCGTGCTCGGCGAGACGTGCAACGCGCTGGCGGTCGTCGCGGGGCGGCAGCGCCGCCACACCGAGGCGCTCGACTGGTTCGGCCGGGCAGCGACGATCTTCCGTGAGGTCGGCAACACCGCGGGCGAGGCGCTGGCGTCGTGTTACTCGGCCCGCGACCACCTCGGCCTCGGCCGGCCCGGCGACGCCATCGCCGCCGCCGAGCGGGGTCTCGCGGTCTTCTCCGAGATCGGCAGCGGCGCCGGGACGGCCCGGGCGCGCTATCACCTCGGCAACGTGCTGTCACACGTGGGGCGGCTCAACGAGGCCGTCGTCCACCACGCCGAGTGCCTGGCCTTCTTCCGCGCGAGCAACCAGCGGGTCTGGGAGCAGCGGGTGTGCTACCGGCTCGCCGCGACCTTCATCGCCGCCGGCCGGTACGCCGAGGCCGCCCGGCACGCCGAGGAGGCCCTCACGGTCAGCCGCGAGATCACCCACCCGTACGGCGAGGCGCAGTCACTGGCCGCGCTCGGCAAGGCCCTCATGGGCGTCGGAGAGGCCGCGCGGGGCGGGGACGCCCTGGAGAAGGCTCAGGAGATCTTCGCCCGGCTCGGTTCGCCCGAGGCCGCCGACATCGCCGCACTCCTGACCGCCCAGCCCAAGACCCAGGCCCAGGCCCAGGTCGACACGTAG